A genome region from Clostridium pasteurianum includes the following:
- a CDS encoding 3D domain-containing protein: MNKRVLSVITMLALSVTLNSNVMAAQPSNNESDALKQTQEDKKNIQGKIQNLNGKIQDVLKQIDSNKKEMNKVAADMKNTESRLDYAKNNLNSQQDLFEKRVRSMYMNGTDSYINIIFSSKSLSDFAEKANAIATVIKFDNNVIGNVKEEKETINKQKQTLTDENNKISALKQSNETILASLSNDMGNQKTLLDKTTKKEQTLLAAKQAEEERQKQQAAAAAAAAAAANKNNSKSSSSTQSSGSIQSFKGQPVKTLTMVATGYSTDGFTARGTQTVRNPGGYSTVAVDPTVIPSGSKLYIEGYGYAVADDTGGAIIGNRIDLFFSTEADANNWGVQSVTVHILN, translated from the coding sequence TTGAATAAGAGAGTTTTATCTGTTATTACAATGCTGGCTTTAAGCGTTACTCTTAACAGTAATGTAATGGCTGCACAACCATCCAATAACGAATCAGATGCATTAAAACAAACTCAAGAAGACAAAAAAAATATACAGGGCAAAATTCAGAATTTAAATGGTAAAATTCAAGATGTATTAAAACAAATAGACAGCAACAAAAAAGAAATGAATAAAGTAGCTGCTGATATGAAAAATACAGAAAGCAGATTGGATTATGCAAAAAATAATTTAAATTCACAACAAGATTTATTTGAAAAAAGAGTTAGATCAATGTATATGAACGGCACAGATTCATATATAAACATAATTTTTTCTTCAAAGAGTTTAAGTGATTTTGCAGAAAAAGCAAATGCTATTGCCACTGTAATAAAATTTGATAATAATGTTATTGGTAATGTAAAAGAGGAAAAAGAAACTATAAATAAACAAAAACAAACTTTAACCGATGAAAATAACAAAATATCGGCTCTAAAGCAAAGTAATGAAACTATTTTAGCAAGTTTAAGCAATGATATGGGCAATCAAAAGACTTTGCTTGACAAAACAACTAAAAAAGAACAAACGTTACTCGCAGCAAAACAAGCTGAGGAAGAACGTCAAAAGCAGCAAGCTGCAGCTGCGGCGGCAGCAGCAGCGGCCGCAAATAAAAATAACTCAAAGAGTTCTAGCAGCACTCAATCTAGTGGAAGCATTCAATCCTTTAAAGGACAACCTGTTAAAACACTTACTATGGTTGCAACAGGATATTCTACTGATGGTTTTACCGCAAGGGGAACACAGACTGTTAGAAATCCTGGTGGTTACAGTACTGTAGCTGTAGATCCTACAGTTATACCATCTGGGAGCAAACTTTACATTGAAGGTTATGGATATGCAGTAGCTGATGATACCGGTGGAGCTATCATAGGAAATAGAATTGATTTATTTTTCTCAACAGAAGCAGATGCTAATAATTGGGGTGTACAGAGTGTAACAGTACACATCCTAAATTAG
- a CDS encoding aldose 1-epimerase family protein, giving the protein MCVKLENEIFKVEVAENGAELTSLKSKKNENEYIWTADSKYWGRHAPILFPIVGRLKNNQYRINDKVYDLPQHGFARDMKFQVESKSDDKVVFKLLWDEETIKKYPYKFELRVTYVLNGDTIEISYNVKNVDDKDIVFSIGAHTGFNCPVIGKQSEEDELKFNNYYFEFEKPETVGVSRLNGDSLLRRNTSPFLYASNIINLDEKLFKQGVLIFKDLNSKSISLKNNKNKSTITVKFDGFPYLGLWSKESGAPFVCIEPWFGHADFEDFNGDFREKEDGIKLEAGKEFTCTYSISINE; this is encoded by the coding sequence GTGTGTGTAAAATTAGAAAATGAAATTTTTAAAGTTGAGGTAGCAGAAAATGGAGCAGAACTTACAAGTCTAAAAAGTAAAAAAAATGAAAATGAATATATTTGGACAGCAGATTCTAAGTATTGGGGAAGACATGCACCTATTTTGTTTCCTATAGTTGGAAGACTTAAAAATAATCAATATAGAATTAATGATAAGGTTTATGATTTACCCCAACATGGCTTTGCTAGAGATATGAAATTTCAAGTTGAAAGTAAAAGTGATGATAAGGTTGTGTTTAAGCTTTTATGGGATGAAGAAACTATAAAAAAGTACCCATATAAATTTGAATTAAGAGTTACATATGTACTTAATGGAGATACAATTGAAATTTCTTATAATGTAAAGAACGTAGATGATAAGGATATAGTATTTTCTATAGGTGCTCATACTGGATTTAACTGCCCAGTCATTGGAAAGCAATCTGAAGAGGATGAGTTAAAGTTCAATAATTATTATTTTGAGTTTGAAAAGCCAGAGACAGTAGGAGTTTCAAGACTTAATGGCGATTCTTTGCTTAGAAGAAATACATCTCCATTTTTGTATGCTTCAAATATAATAAATTTAGATGAAAAATTGTTTAAGCAGGGAGTACTGATATTTAAAGATTTAAATTCAAAGAGTATTTCACTTAAGAATAACAAAAATAAAAGTACAATAACAGTAAAATTTGATGGATTTCCTTATCTTGGATTATGGTCTAAAGAAAGTGGTGCACCATTTGTATGTATAGAACCATGGTTTGGTCATGCTGATTTTGAAGATTTTAATGGCGATTTTAGAGAAAAAGAAGATGGAATTAAACTTGAAGCAGGAAAAGAATTTACATGTACATATTCTATTAGTATTAATGAATAA
- the hisC gene encoding histidinol-phosphate transaminase, translating into MSKFWNERVKKLKPYVPGEQPKDQKYIKLNTNENPYPPSPKVIEAINKVADYRLKLYPDANCDSLKKTIAEYYNLSQDEIFIGNGSDEVLAFSFMTFFSPKKTVFFADITYSFYKVYANLLDLNCKLIPLKDDFSIDVDEFCKDNGGVIIPNPNAPTAKYIGLEAIKKILDSNPDSVVIIDEAYIDFGGESAVKFINDYPNLLIIQTFSKSRALAGLRVGFAMGNHELIEGLERIKNSINSYTLDTIALAGAEAAFKDKEYFEDTRKKIIKTRDRVSEELRKIGFKVIDSKANFIFISHPKVYAEDIFKELRRRGILVRYFNDSRIDNYLRVSIGNDEEMDRFVKEIKEISSILER; encoded by the coding sequence ATGAGTAAGTTTTGGAATGAGCGTGTAAAAAAGTTAAAACCATATGTTCCAGGTGAACAGCCTAAAGATCAGAAATATATAAAATTAAATACAAATGAAAATCCATATCCACCGTCGCCTAAGGTAATAGAGGCTATAAATAAGGTTGCAGATTATAGACTTAAATTGTACCCAGATGCCAATTGTGATTCACTTAAGAAAACTATTGCTGAATATTACAACTTATCTCAAGATGAAATTTTTATAGGCAATGGTTCAGATGAAGTTTTGGCATTTTCTTTTATGACTTTTTTTAGTCCTAAGAAAACTGTATTTTTTGCAGATATAACATACAGTTTCTATAAGGTTTATGCCAATTTATTAGATTTGAATTGCAAATTAATTCCTTTAAAAGATGACTTTAGTATTGATGTAGATGAGTTTTGTAAAGATAATGGAGGAGTAATAATTCCAAATCCTAATGCGCCTACTGCAAAATATATTGGACTTGAAGCAATAAAGAAAATATTGGATTCAAATCCTGACTCTGTTGTTATAATAGACGAGGCCTATATAGATTTTGGTGGCGAATCAGCAGTTAAATTTATAAATGATTATCCGAACCTTTTAATAATTCAAACATTTTCTAAATCAAGAGCTTTAGCTGGTCTTAGAGTTGGTTTTGCAATGGGAAATCATGAGCTTATAGAAGGACTTGAGAGAATAAAAAATTCTATAAATTCTTATACTTTGGATACAATTGCACTTGCAGGAGCTGAAGCTGCTTTTAAGGATAAAGAATATTTTGAAGATACAAGAAAAAAAATCATAAAAACTAGAGATAGAGTAAGTGAAGAATTAAGAAAAATAGGATTTAAAGTTATTGATTCAAAAGCTAACTTTATATTTATAAGTCATCCTAAGGTTTACGCAGAGGATATATTTAAAGAATTAAGAAGAAGAGGAATATTAGTGAGATACTTTAATGATTCAAGAATTGATAATTATTTGCGAGTCAGCATAGGGAATGATGAAGAGATGGATAGGTTTGTGAAAGAAATTAAAGAAATTAGCAGCATTTTGGAACGTTAA
- a CDS encoding patatin-like phospholipase family protein, with amino-acid sequence MILPDDLRKYNIDPMEFSIAKAVRMSCSIPLYFTPYILKNTSPYSFIVDGGLLSNFPIWIFDV; translated from the coding sequence ATGATTTTGCCAGATGACCTAAGAAAATACAATATTGATCCCATGGAATTCAGTATTGCAAAAGCAGTGCGCATGAGTTGTTCTATACCACTTTATTTTACTCCCTACATTCTAAAAAATACTTCACCATACAGTTTTATTGTTGATGGTGGTCTCTTGAGCAACTTTCCAATATGGATCTTCGATGTTTAA
- a CDS encoding polysaccharide pyruvyl transferase family protein, with the protein MKNKIGIMYDNISGNTGDAAIGISLKKMMKELKVDFEEVLLNDISSFKYNTVIIGGGHLIRENSDFFYDKFKLRGRNILNAVGVVGNPKDLYYLRDYKYVTFRSTGDMKKAQYTGKESSVVPCTTMLLEDLKGSFPIEIKKPSIGIHLIPNLFSGEEEEILIEWISKLPYNIYFIPITHYNYDYNYMYKLSKRIANATILPIMKPLEVFTVMGKFNYVITCSLHGSIFSYIHNVPFILMDQEKSRFFLEDRNLQANLFGNLEEMINLSEAMLNKPLDYSKLISKDKKILDNHMKTIKELIPGNGVSLINENNKNCETTQLNMQNSILQNNMNKLICELEQYKINLGNANHELNKCRKKSLYYQNSLYKIHNSRGWKFLKRLYSIEDFVMKKVKTIFWC; encoded by the coding sequence TTGAAAAATAAAATTGGTATAATGTATGATAACATAAGTGGAAATACGGGAGATGCAGCCATTGGTATTAGCCTGAAAAAAATGATGAAAGAACTAAAAGTGGATTTTGAAGAGGTTTTACTCAATGATATTTCTTCGTTTAAATATAATACTGTAATAATAGGGGGAGGGCACTTAATAAGGGAAAATAGTGACTTTTTTTATGATAAGTTTAAATTGAGGGGGAGAAATATTTTAAATGCTGTTGGTGTTGTTGGAAATCCTAAAGACTTATATTACTTAAGGGATTATAAATATGTTACCTTTAGGAGTACGGGTGATATGAAGAAGGCTCAATATACAGGTAAGGAAAGCAGTGTTGTACCGTGTACTACTATGCTTTTAGAGGATTTAAAAGGAAGTTTTCCTATAGAAATAAAAAAACCAAGCATTGGAATTCATCTTATTCCCAATCTTTTTTCAGGTGAAGAGGAGGAAATATTAATAGAGTGGATATCTAAACTGCCGTATAATATATATTTTATTCCAATAACGCATTATAATTACGATTATAATTATATGTATAAGCTTAGCAAAAGAATTGCGAATGCTACTATACTTCCCATAATGAAGCCTCTTGAAGTATTTACGGTTATGGGAAAGTTTAATTATGTTATTACATGTTCACTTCACGGTTCAATATTTTCATATATACATAATGTGCCTTTTATATTGATGGATCAGGAAAAAAGCAGATTCTTTCTTGAGGATAGAAATTTACAGGCAAATTTATTTGGAAATTTAGAGGAAATGATTAATTTATCAGAAGCTATGCTAAATAAACCTTTGGATTATTCTAAACTTATATCAAAAGATAAGAAAATTCTTGATAATCATATGAAAACAATAAAGGAACTTATTCCAGGCAATGGGGTTAGCTTAATAAATGAAAACAATAAAAATTGTGAAACAACTCAATTAAACATGCAGAACTCTATTCTTCAAAATAATATGAATAAATTAATATGTGAATTGGAGCAGTATAAAATAAACTTGGGAAATGCAAATCATGAATTAAATAAATGTAGAAAAAAAAGTTTATACTATCAAAATTCACTGTATAAAATCCATAATTCACGCGGATGGAAATTTTTAAAGAGACTTTATTCCATAGAAGATTTTGTAATGAAAAAAGTTAAAACTATATTTTGGTGTTGA
- a CDS encoding sensor histidine kinase, translating into MNNNAIRMVMGINYGMFVIIMIMDCLYNYNKWIPIITLYLIFMTLYTINAFALHNVPIKVRRNRLAFFLLYSIEVSLIFIINRIDTTIISNSLYFFIIADIVIDETYIWSIICSFILCTISSIAILNKPYDKGTIVILIMGSFLILVIVYLIFFLINRLLNQNLLIQESLKDATIKKMEKDSMYDDLRVAYEKVETMTALKERNRIAREIHDTVGHTLTTVLVEIEACKRLMAKDNIEKSLEKLDLAQGQVRKGLNSIRESVRILEKGNEIMDFYSELKSIAAETEKHSGVIIKFQVDESIKFSEDQKKVIISTFVEGLTNGIKHGNSTAFLLKIYRENERAYFSLENNGKASDVIVPGFGLRAMKGRAEEIGADFSVLSKSGEGFGIYLSFEV; encoded by the coding sequence ATGAATAATAATGCAATACGTATGGTGATGGGAATTAATTATGGCATGTTTGTAATAATTATGATTATGGATTGTCTTTATAATTATAATAAATGGATTCCGATTATAACTTTATATTTAATTTTCATGACATTATACACAATTAATGCTTTTGCACTACATAATGTTCCAATAAAGGTAAGACGAAATAGGCTTGCATTTTTTTTATTATATTCTATTGAAGTTAGTTTAATATTTATAATTAATAGGATAGACACTACAATTATATCCAATAGTCTTTATTTCTTTATTATAGCTGATATAGTTATTGATGAGACTTATATTTGGAGTATTATATGTTCTTTTATTTTGTGTACAATATCATCTATTGCAATTTTAAACAAGCCTTACGATAAAGGTACTATTGTTATATTAATAATGGGTAGTTTCCTAATTCTTGTTATAGTTTATCTTATATTTTTTCTGATAAATAGACTTTTAAATCAAAACTTACTTATACAAGAATCACTAAAAGATGCAACTATAAAAAAGATGGAAAAGGATTCTATGTATGATGATTTAAGGGTTGCTTATGAAAAGGTAGAAACAATGACAGCACTTAAGGAAAGAAATAGAATTGCAAGGGAAATACATGATACTGTTGGACATACTCTTACTACAGTGTTAGTAGAAATTGAAGCATGCAAAAGACTTATGGCAAAAGATAATATAGAAAAGTCTCTAGAAAAACTTGACTTAGCTCAGGGGCAGGTAAGGAAGGGTCTTAATAGTATAAGAGAATCTGTACGTATACTTGAAAAGGGAAATGAGATAATGGATTTCTATTCTGAACTAAAATCCATTGCTGCTGAGACTGAAAAACATTCGGGCGTTATAATAAAATTTCAAGTAGATGAAAGTATAAAATTTAGTGAGGATCAGAAGAAAGTTATAATATCAACTTTCGTAGAGGGATTAACTAATGGTATAAAACATGGTAATAGTACAGCGTTTCTCCTAAAGATATATAGAGAAAATGAAAGAGCATACTTTTCACTGGAGAACAATGGAAAGGCATCAGATGTAATTGTGCCTGGTTTTGGATTGAGGGCAATGAAAGGTAGAGCAGAAGAAATAGGAGCAGATTTTAGTGTATTATCTAAAAGTGGAGAGGGTTTTGGAATATATTTATCATTTGAAGTTTAA
- a CDS encoding response regulator transcription factor: MDNIKILIADDQTLMRDGLKTILELEENFEIVGTVQNGEEVLKFCKENRPDLVLMDIRMPKMDGVKCTKILKSLYKDIKILILTTFNDTEYIIEALNYGAEGYILKDIEGDELIKAVNDAYKGSLMLPSKVAKKLAQSISKSTVIVGTEAKKVLKNFSNREEEIAKMIVGGFNNKQIASSLFISEGTVKNYISNIYGKIETSNRLEAAKILKSMFEDKFSQ; this comes from the coding sequence ATGGATAATATAAAAATACTTATAGCAGATGATCAAACACTTATGAGAGATGGATTAAAGACAATACTTGAGCTTGAAGAAAATTTTGAAATAGTAGGGACAGTTCAAAATGGAGAAGAGGTTTTAAAGTTTTGCAAAGAAAATAGGCCGGATTTAGTGCTTATGGATATAAGGATGCCTAAAATGGATGGAGTAAAATGTACTAAAATATTAAAAAGCCTCTATAAAGATATAAAGATTTTAATACTTACTACTTTTAATGATACAGAATACATAATAGAAGCTTTAAATTATGGGGCAGAGGGATACATATTAAAGGACATAGAAGGTGATGAACTTATTAAAGCTGTAAATGATGCTTATAAAGGTTCACTTATGCTGCCATCAAAGGTAGCTAAAAAACTTGCTCAAAGTATTTCAAAAAGCACTGTTATTGTCGGTACTGAAGCTAAAAAAGTACTAAAAAATTTTTCAAACAGGGAAGAAGAAATTGCCAAAATGATAGTTGGCGGGTTTAATAACAAGCAGATAGCATCATCTCTTTTTATTTCTGAGGGTACAGTGAAAAATTATATAAGTAATATTTATGGTAAGATTGAAACTTCAAATAGGCTTGAGGCGGCTAAAATTTTAAAGTCTATGTTTGAA